The Mercurialis annua linkage group LG8, ddMerAnnu1.2, whole genome shotgun sequence genome window below encodes:
- the LOC126662013 gene encoding uncharacterized protein LOC126662013, giving the protein MSKNQASPSTNSADRDIWGEIWMNPVQPKVKHFLWQIIHNTLPCNVNLAGRIPEMSKLCPRCGVVEESQMHALKDCDVVRGLWLLSPLSLHIFSALKEEDVRTCILCLRTIWNNRNNMVFGNNRIPTASLFRQLPSQPGRKCLSERVSNALQPEAAPAWIPPPPNSRMINTDAAVSIRSNLSVISSVCRDFDGAVLRWGVSVFRGITDVEVAEAKAVLFGIRIAAILPCEALILEADSANVISRLNNPGSATNPTQLIIEDYFAETASRLVHYHMSDDIVM; this is encoded by the exons ATGTCAAAAAATCAAGCTTCACCGTCCACTAATTCAGCTGATAGAGATATTTGGGGTGAGATATGGATGAATCCAGTTCAGccgaaggtgaaacattttttgtGGCAGATAATTCATAATACGTTGCCATGCAACGTCAATCTAGCTGGACGAATCCCTGAAATGTCAAAATTATGCCCTAGATGTGGTGTTGTGGAGGAGAGTCAGATGCATGCATTAAAGGACTGTGATGTTGTTCGTGGGTTGTGGCTCCTTTCTCCTCTAAGCTTGCAT ATTTTCAGTGCTTTGAAAGAGGAGGATGTTAGGACGTGTATTTTATGTCTCCGGACGATTTGGAACAATCGTAACAACATGGTTTTTGGCAATAATAGGATTCCCACTGCTTCTCTTTTTCGTCAGTTGCCCTCACAGCCAGGCCGAAAATGTTTGTCAGAAAGGGTATCCAACGCTCTCCAACCTGAAGCAGCCCCGGCTTGGATTCCACCACCGCCAAATTCGCGTATGATTAACACTGATGCTGCAGTGTCTATTAGAAGCAACTTGTCTGTTATAAGTAGTGTGTGCAGAGACTTCGATGGAGCTGTGTTGAGATGGGGTGTTTCTGTTTTTCGCGGTATAACGGATGTTGAAGTGGCTGAAGCCAAAGCTGTCTTGTTTGGGATTCGTATCGCTGCTATTCTCCCATGTGAAGCGTTGATCCTTGAAGCAGATTCTGCCAATGTTATAAGCAGGTTGAACAACCCAGGTAGTGCAACTAACCCGACACAACTTATTATTGAGGATTATTTTGCAGAAACGGCTTCTCGGTTAGTTCATTATCACATGTCCGACGACATTGTAATGTAG